The following are from one region of the Nostoc cf. commune SO-36 genome:
- the lepB gene encoding signal peptidase I codes for MIPHESDAKEERASLKIWRNWQENLILIAIALCLAFLIRTFIAEPRYIPSDSMLPTLHTGDRLVVEKISYHFHPPITGDIIVFQPPAELQRRGYPKDQAFIKRVIGKPGEVISVASGKVYLNGQPLAEDYIAEPPNQPFQPVKVPEGEFFVMGDNRNDSNDSRYWGFLPRENVIGRATFRFWPLDRIGFI; via the coding sequence ATGATTCCTCACGAAAGTGATGCAAAAGAAGAGCGTGCGTCGTTAAAAATATGGCGTAATTGGCAAGAAAATCTGATTTTAATTGCGATCGCATTGTGTTTGGCATTCCTGATCAGGACTTTTATCGCTGAACCCCGTTATATACCTTCTGACTCGATGTTGCCCACTTTACATACAGGCGATCGCTTGGTAGTTGAAAAAATCTCTTACCATTTTCACCCTCCCATAACTGGGGATATTATTGTTTTTCAGCCACCCGCAGAACTACAACGTCGAGGATATCCCAAAGATCAAGCTTTCATCAAGCGGGTTATTGGCAAACCTGGTGAGGTAATTAGTGTTGCTTCTGGTAAAGTCTACCTCAACGGTCAACCCTTAGCAGAAGACTATATCGCTGAACCCCCAAATCAGCCATTTCAACCAGTGAAAGTCCCAGAAGGCGAATTTTTTGTCATGGGAGATAATCGCAACGATAGTAATGACTCTCGCTATTGGGGCTTTTTACCGAGAGAAAATGTCATCGGTCGAGCAACGTTTCGCTTTTGGCCTCTTGATCGCATTGGGTTCATTTAA
- a CDS encoding helix-hairpin-helix domain-containing protein, which translates to MNNWLPLNSKLQKLRAKLLNDPYYRLQSGEEIQIAAKLGIRIDANQATVDDWLRLPGLSIHQARSLVELSRLGVKFYCIEDIAAALGMPAPRLEPLKPLLNFIYYDHESLENPTHLVNPNAATVEKLAQIPFIDLSLAQAVVQNRQSAGPYRNLADFQRRLELTGDVITQIMYYLRF; encoded by the coding sequence ATGAATAACTGGCTACCTTTGAACTCCAAGCTGCAAAAACTCCGCGCCAAACTCCTCAACGATCCCTACTATCGTCTACAATCTGGGGAAGAAATTCAGATAGCGGCTAAATTAGGTATCCGCATTGATGCTAATCAAGCGACTGTAGATGATTGGTTACGTCTACCAGGTTTGTCAATTCACCAAGCGCGATCGCTTGTAGAACTTTCGCGCTTGGGTGTGAAATTTTACTGTATTGAAGATATTGCTGCGGCTTTAGGTATGCCAGCACCACGCCTGGAACCATTAAAGCCTCTGCTGAATTTTATTTACTATGACCACGAATCTTTAGAAAATCCGACGCATTTAGTTAACCCCAATGCAGCAACCGTTGAAAAATTAGCACAAATCCCATTTATAGATTTGTCTCTGGCGCAAGCAGTGGTGCAAAATCGGCAATCAGCCGGGCCTTACCGTAACCTGGCTGATTTCCAGCGACGGCTGGAGTTAACTGGTGATGTTATCACCCAGATAATGTATTATTTGAGGTTTTAA
- a CDS encoding polysaccharide deacetylase family protein, giving the protein MENNKSFLWPEGILIALLALCGVFSLAFMMLLRPNTSEAQSRPSINIKDVSANVGTQQRIEKLRAAMLTSWQQEAQTKGLAYPIPSRFQGEIIKAAKLTQAEKVIALTFDDGPWPQTTEQVLNILKSNNIKGTFFVVGQNLKNYPELGKQIVAQGHVIANHTWHHWYHFFNQQAAAFEIDRTTDLIYQVTGVKTNLFRPPGGILHNGLSAYAKGQKYAVVMWSADSTDYKLPTVPKLINNVIKDAKPGGIVLMHDGGGNRSRTVQALPEIISNLKKQGYRFVTIPELLEIEDRDQKLLAHKK; this is encoded by the coding sequence GTGGAAAACAATAAATCGTTTCTGTGGCCAGAAGGAATATTAATTGCGCTGCTTGCCTTATGTGGTGTTTTTAGCCTTGCTTTCATGATGCTTCTAAGGCCAAATACTTCGGAGGCTCAGAGTAGACCAAGTATAAATATTAAAGATGTATCTGCAAATGTAGGAACTCAGCAGCGTATTGAGAAACTAAGGGCGGCGATGCTTACAAGTTGGCAGCAAGAAGCACAAACAAAGGGTCTAGCCTACCCTATACCATCACGTTTTCAAGGGGAAATAATCAAGGCTGCAAAACTTACTCAGGCTGAGAAAGTGATTGCTCTCACCTTTGATGATGGCCCTTGGCCTCAAACCACAGAGCAAGTGTTAAATATTCTGAAATCAAATAATATTAAAGGGACGTTTTTTGTCGTCGGGCAGAATCTCAAAAATTATCCAGAGTTAGGAAAGCAGATTGTTGCTCAAGGTCATGTCATTGCCAACCATACTTGGCATCACTGGTATCACTTCTTTAATCAACAAGCAGCCGCTTTTGAAATTGATCGTACAACAGACCTAATTTATCAAGTTACAGGTGTTAAAACAAATCTTTTCCGACCGCCTGGTGGCATTTTGCACAATGGATTATCTGCTTATGCTAAAGGACAAAAGTATGCTGTAGTGATGTGGTCGGCTGACTCCACAGACTACAAATTACCAACTGTACCAAAGTTGATCAATAACGTGATTAAAGATGCTAAACCTGGTGGGATTGTGCTAATGCATGATGGCGGTGGCAATCGTTCCAGAACTGTGCAAGCTTTACCAGAAATTATTAGCAACCTTAAAAAGCAAGGCTATCGTTTTGTGACTATCCCAGAACTTTTAGAAATAGAAGATAGAGACCAAAAGTTGCTTGCTCACAAAAAATAA
- the tyrS gene encoding tyrosine--tRNA ligase, with translation MTPDFAWLRRGVVEVFPQSVDVNSESLERLLLTTNQPLRIKLGIDPTGTDIHLGHSIPVRKLRGFQDAGHTAILIIGDFTARIGDPTGKSEVRRQLTEADVAQNAQTYLDQVRPILDFDTPGRLEVRYNSEWLSKLNLEKILELLSTMTVGQMLAKEGFADRYKKENPIFIHEFLYPLMQGFDSVAVEADVELGGTDQKFNIAVGRDLQRHFGQKPQFGMLLPILIGTDGVQKMSKSLGNYIGLSEHPGQKYQKLQGVPDDLLSQYFELLTDLPLDKLPENPRDRQTLLAYEVVKQYHGETAAQEAKEAAQSGGKEGAVPEFSLAGVQQFPTKLAYILNATGLCKSTGEGKRKIQEGGVRLDGDRITDADITFDAPSELQGKVLQVGKNKFVRLVP, from the coding sequence ATGACGCCAGATTTTGCTTGGCTGCGTCGTGGTGTAGTAGAAGTTTTCCCACAATCAGTTGATGTTAACAGCGAAAGTCTAGAAAGACTCTTACTAACTACAAACCAACCTTTGAGGATCAAATTGGGGATTGACCCTACAGGTACTGATATTCATCTTGGTCATAGCATACCAGTACGAAAACTGCGAGGATTTCAAGATGCAGGTCATACAGCAATTTTAATTATTGGCGATTTTACAGCGCGTATCGGCGATCCGACTGGTAAATCTGAAGTGCGTCGTCAGCTTACAGAAGCAGATGTCGCTCAAAATGCTCAGACTTATCTTGACCAAGTACGTCCTATCTTGGATTTTGACACACCAGGAAGGTTGGAGGTGCGTTATAACTCCGAATGGCTCTCTAAGCTCAACTTAGAGAAAATTTTGGAGTTACTGTCCACGATGACGGTAGGGCAGATGTTGGCGAAGGAAGGATTTGCCGATCGCTATAAAAAAGAGAATCCGATTTTTATCCATGAGTTCCTGTACCCGTTAATGCAAGGTTTTGATTCGGTTGCAGTTGAGGCAGATGTGGAATTAGGCGGCACTGATCAGAAATTTAACATTGCTGTAGGCAGAGATTTACAACGCCATTTTGGTCAAAAGCCCCAATTTGGGATGCTGTTGCCAATTTTGATTGGCACGGATGGCGTGCAAAAAATGTCTAAGTCTTTAGGTAATTATATCGGATTGTCAGAACACCCAGGACAAAAGTATCAAAAGTTGCAAGGAGTTCCCGATGATCTGCTGTCACAGTATTTTGAACTGTTGACGGATTTACCTTTGGACAAACTGCCAGAAAATCCCCGCGATCGCCAGACACTTTTAGCTTATGAAGTTGTTAAGCAGTACCACGGCGAAACCGCAGCCCAAGAAGCGAAGGAAGCCGCCCAAAGCGGTGGTAAGGAAGGTGCAGTTCCAGAATTCTCTCTAGCAGGCGTGCAACAATTCCCTACTAAGTTAGCGTATATTCTGAATGCCACTGGCTTGTGCAAAAGTACAGGCGAAGGAAAGCGGAAAATTCAAGAGGGTGGAGTGCGCTTAGATGGCGATCGCATCACTGATGCTGATATCACTTTCGATGCTCCTAGTGAATTACAAGGTAAAGTTTTACAAGTTGGCAAAAATAAGTTTGTGCGCTTAGTACCTTAA
- a CDS encoding NINE protein, which produces MLTKRKSRSVAAVLAFSGTLAPISGLHKFYLGQPLWGILYVLLSWTPIPKVASTIEGVWYLAQDEEAFDRNFNLGKLAAKSSQKVINQVGAIADAMRELDALRQDGLISEYEFEQKRRQLLDQIS; this is translated from the coding sequence ATGTTGACTAAGCGTAAAAGCCGGAGTGTTGCTGCTGTTTTAGCTTTTTCTGGCACACTAGCACCAATTTCAGGATTACATAAATTCTACCTGGGACAGCCGTTGTGGGGTATTTTGTATGTGTTGCTTTCGTGGACACCCATCCCCAAGGTAGCTAGCACGATTGAGGGAGTTTGGTATTTAGCTCAAGACGAAGAAGCTTTCGATCGTAATTTTAATCTAGGCAAGTTAGCGGCAAAGAGCTCACAAAAGGTAATTAATCAGGTAGGAGCGATCGCTGACGCAATGCGTGAATTAGATGCTCTGCGCCAGGATGGACTGATTTCAGAGTATGAATTTGAGCAAAAGCGCCGCCAATTGCTAGACCAGATTTCTTGA
- a CDS encoding J domain-containing protein: protein MSQTFLPPEWLKQLCDPYAVLGISVSADDRQIFKRYHTLAKLLHPDRYAKSYDSDEELAMAIFSRLINPAYEQLKHRQKRLIAIAMLRSDARVLQQQALCVQSAIAEEIMEMSAPQAELFYEEAIACYAEAKYKSLHQSYQVTQQIRILNLVYLQLQKPDLFPPQKTVRIIPEVEIKPIELTLAQKTNVKPLLTNYAQRHYQRAIEYVRLANWALAVQELRDAIKLEPNNSNYYALLGLVHLKQKFVGMARVYIRQALKLNPQDSLALKYAHGLKIKPGENTDPKSMAKALSIAALLSRFNEGKRSQVKC, encoded by the coding sequence ATGTCACAGACCTTCCTTCCGCCAGAATGGCTTAAACAGCTTTGTGATCCTTACGCTGTGCTAGGAATTTCTGTAAGTGCTGATGATCGCCAGATTTTTAAACGCTATCACACTTTAGCGAAATTGCTCCATCCCGATCGCTATGCTAAAAGCTACGATTCAGACGAAGAATTAGCAATGGCAATATTTAGCCGTTTAATCAATCCAGCTTATGAACAACTGAAACATCGACAAAAGCGCTTGATTGCGATCGCTATGCTGCGATCGGATGCAAGAGTCTTACAGCAACAAGCTTTGTGTGTTCAAAGTGCCATAGCTGAGGAAATTATGGAAATGTCTGCACCCCAAGCAGAATTGTTTTACGAAGAAGCGATCGCCTGCTATGCAGAAGCTAAATACAAATCACTTCATCAGTCTTATCAGGTTACACAACAAATTAGAATACTGAATTTAGTTTACTTACAGTTGCAGAAACCTGACCTGTTCCCGCCACAAAAAACTGTTCGCATCATCCCGGAAGTAGAGATCAAGCCAATTGAATTAACATTAGCTCAAAAAACTAATGTTAAACCACTTTTGACAAATTACGCTCAACGTCACTACCAGCGAGCGATTGAGTACGTCAGACTAGCCAACTGGGCCCTAGCCGTGCAAGAACTGCGCGATGCCATCAAATTAGAGCCAAATAACAGCAACTATTATGCTTTATTAGGTTTAGTACATCTCAAACAGAAATTTGTCGGTATGGCTAGGGTTTACATCCGTCAAGCATTAAAACTTAACCCGCAAGATTCGCTAGCTCTGAAATACGCTCACGGACTGAAAATTAAACCGGGTGAAAACACCGATCCTAAATCAATGGCTAAAGCTCTAAGTATTGCGGCTTTATTAAGTCGATTTAACGAGGGGAAACGTTCTCAAGTCAAGTGTTGA